In the Bacteroidia bacterium genome, CACCAATTTCTCCTCTGTAGTCGGCATCGATTGTTCCGGGTGTGTTTAATACTGTTATGCCTTTTTTTAAGGCCAGACCGCTTCTTGGGCGAATTTGTGCCTCGTATCCTTTAGGAATTTCAACAAACAATCCTGTTGGAATAAGTTTACGTTCGAGAGGCTTTAAAACAACCGGTTCTGTAAGGTTAGCCCTTAAATCCATCCCTGCCGAAAATTCAGTGCTATAAGCAGGATTAGGATGCTGAGATTTATTAATTAATTTAACTTGCATAGTATGATATTTAACTTGCTAAATTAATGTAAAAAATCAGAATACCGAAATAGACAAAGGTAATGAGAATAAGGCGTTTAACGTTTATTAAACTTTTGCCTTAATGATGGTTCCATATAATATACAAAACCAACATATAATAAAAGTAAAATTGTGTTTATTGATAACGAAATAAACCGGGAATCAATTTTAATTATTTGAGATATTGTAAATATTACGGATGCAAATAAAAAGTAGATTCCAATTCTTACAAGTGGGTAATTAACTTTATAAAAATGATTACCTATAAAATATGATGCAACCATTATTAAAAAATAACAAGCTAGTGTAGCCCATGCAGCTCCCAAATACCCAATAATCGGAATAAGCCAGAAGTTTAATACTATTGTTATAGTCGCTCCGAAAAGTGCAAGATATACACCCCAGATAGTTTTACCTGTTAACTTATACCAGATAGAAAGATTAAAAAATATTCCGAGAAAAAGATTTGCTAATAATAAGATGGGCACAACTACTAATCCGGAATGATAATTTTTTCCAATGAATCCTTTAACAATATCGATATAGAGCATTACTCCCAAAAAAATAAACAAACCAAAAATGATAAAATACTTCATAACTTCTGCATAAAGTTCTTTGGCGTCTTTTTCTTTTGACTGATTAAAAAAGAACGGTTCTGCGGCAAATCTGAAAGTCTGAATAAAAAGAGTCATAAGAACTGCCAGCTTATAATTTGCTCCGTATATTCCAAGTTGATCCATTGCAGTAGATGCGTCTGCAACCAATCTTTTAAGCATTACTCTGTCAAATGTTTCGTTTACCATTCCTGCTAATCCGGCAACGAGTAAGGGAAGAGAATAAACCATAATTCTTTTCCAGAGTTTTGTGTCAAAAACCCATTTAACATACATTGTTGGAACAAGCATTATTAAAGTAAAAATTATGGCAATTAAATTTGAAATAAAAATATATCCAATGCCAATTGAAGGATCAAAAAGCCATGTTGGAAGTAGATATCCTTTTTTCACTAAATATGGGCAAAGCAGAATAAAAAATAAATTCAGAATTACTTGAATGGCAATATTTATAAACTTTAATGCTGCAAATCTAACCGGTCTGTTTTGTTGTCTCAATAAAGCAAAAGGAATAGCAGTAATAGCTTCAAGTCCAATAATAATGCTTAACCATATAACATATTCTGGGTTATGTTCATAACCTAGACCAACAGCAGTTGGTTTTGCAAAAATTACAGAAAAAAATATAAAAGTAATTGAAGTAATAAACAGCGAAATTAAAGTAGTTGTATAAACTTTAGGATTTCCTTTTTCGCTTTGCCAGAACTTAAAGAAACCTGTTTCCATTCCATAAGTCAGAATAATACTTAAGAATGATAAATAAGCGTAAAGTTCGGTAACTTTTCCATATTCGCTTGGTAGATATGCTGTAGTATATAGCGGTACAAGCAAATAGTTCAGTAATCTGGGAACTATACTGCTAAGACCGTAGATCGCGGTTTGTCCTGCTAATTGTTTAAGCTTTCCCAATGGTAAAAATTAATGTGTAAAAATATTAAAACTATTGAAACTACTTATGATTTCTTAAATATTTTATGAAACAAAAATGCCGGGAGAATTCACCGGCATTTTTCAGGGAAGGGAATATATGGTTTGTTAGTCCTTCAATAATTTTATGATTAAAGATTATTTATTTTCAGAATTTATTAACGACTTTAAATTTTCAAGCTCACTTTTCATTTTTTCAATATCTGTTTTATTAGAATTTAATTCTAAAATTTGATTTTTTAATTTGTTAACTTCTTCATTAAGCTGATTGTTTTTAAGGATTAATTCTTTTATTGCAACCATGCTTACACCAGAAACATCTGTAGCAGAAAGGTATTTTCCCAGATCTTCTTTAACGTTTAAGTCACCCGTTCCAAATGCCTGATAAAAATCTTCAGCAAAAGGACCAATATGATATTCTTGTGTCTCTTTATAAAACCATCCTTTTAAATCCATTGCTGCAATTTTATTTAAAACATCTTGTCCGTTTAAATCTACAAATCTGTCTTTAAAACTGCGTGATGAACCTGCTGTCCAGACACCGCCTGCTGTTAGGTAAGCTCCATTTCCATTCGCTGTTGTTGTACCAACTTGCAAAGGGTATGTTGTTGCGATTCTATGAAAAGCTATTCTATTTGTTGAAAAATCTCCATTAATTAATGGATTTATAACGTCAGAAGAATTTTCAATGTACAATTTGTTAGATAAAGTTTCTGAGTATCCTGCCATGTAGCCTAAGCAGATATTCCCACTTCCTGTAACATTGCTATAGCCAGAATTATCTCCAATGTAAGTATTGTTATTTCCGGTAGTAGTAAGCCTTCCTGAATAGTATCCGTAAAAATTATTATGACTTCCTGTTGTATTTCCATCTCCGCTTCTCCATCCTGTAAAAACATTATAAGCTCCTGTTGTGTTTGCATCGGCAACATTACAACCAAGAAAAGTATTGTAACTTCCCGAGCCTGTTCCTGTACTTGTACCAACCATAAGACTGTTTCCACCAGTATAATTTGCACCTGCACTATAACCTATAATTATATTGTTACTACCACCAGTTGCATTTATTCCGGCACTTCGCCCAATGATAACATTGTTTGGACCATTTGCATTCTGACCTGCATTTGCTCCGATACAAATTGCACCATATTGTCCTGTATATGCATAACCACTTTTATATCCTATAAAAACATTCTGTCCACCAAAGCAATTATATCCGCTTTGAAACCCCATAAAAATATTTTCACTTCCACCATTATTTAGTTTACCTGATTCATATCCGATAGAAATATTTGATGACCCTGTTTGTAATGCACTGTCAGCCTTAAAACCAAATGTACAGTTATATAAACCACTTGTGATCAAATGTCCCGAATTATGACCGATGAAATAGTTACTTGGGTTAAGGTGCATATAACTTGATGTAGTTGTTGTTCCTATATTCTCAACTCCAAAACCTGCAATTGTATCAGTAGTCCATATTCTTGTACTGTCAGGTGTTACTCTTAAATAATTTGTCAGATTAGCTTTTGCAGAATTTCTTCCGCTTACTGCAAATCCACCTCTGTTAGATTGAATAGCATCATCATTAATAAATACCTGAACGCTATCCTGATAAACCACAAAAACTGAATTTCCATTTTTATCTTTTACCTCAAAAAGTGGTTCGGTTGCAAGAGCAGTATTACTTCCGCGTATTACCATTCTACCGTTTGGATTCGATAAACCTACCCCAAGTCTTTTGTTAGAATTATCCCATGTTAGTGCCGTATCGCCACCAAATGCTCCTGAATTATTAAACTGTAAAGTTTTATTTAAACCTCCCGGTGTTCCTGTATTGCTGTCTGTTGATGGAGCCCAGTTTGTGCCATTATATTTTAATACCTGACCACTTGTTGCTGACATATTGTTAAGTTTTGTAGCGGTCACATTTCCATCAGCAATTTTAGACGTTGTTACGGCATTTGTAGCTATTGTTAAAGTAACAGAACCTGTTACATCTCCTGTATGGGTTACGTTTGGGCTTGCGTTTGTGATACTGAAATTTGGATATGTGCCTGTAACAGAAATTCCCGAACCATTATTTAATACAACAGTTTGATCGGGTGAAGTATTTGTAATTGAACCTGCGGATATTTGTATGCCGGAGCCAGCAGTATAAGTCCCTGCAGGCCCTATTAGTGAAACGCCCGAACCCCAGACTCCTGCAGTTTTAGGGCCGAATAGTGTGCTTGTTGTTGTATTAATATAAAAATCGCCATTTACGCCTTGCGAAGTAGGATTTGAAATACCGTTTAATACAGTTTTTCCGTCGCTTCCGTTTGTGCCATTTATTCCATTTGTTCCTGCAGTTCCCTGTGGTCCTATAAGTGATACGCCGCTACCCCATGCACCTGCAGTTTTTGGTCCGTATAGCATGCTAGTTGTTGTATTTAAATAAAAATCACCGTTTACTCCCTGCGTTGTTGGAGCTACAGTTCCATTTAAAATAGTCTTACCATCTGTGCCATTTGTTCCGGCAGTTCCCTGTGGTCCTGCTGGGGCCTGAAACTCAACCCAATGTATTGCATCTAAATATGGTTGAGTAGATGATAAAAATG is a window encoding:
- the dut gene encoding dUTP diphosphatase, coding for MQVKLINKSQHPNPAYSTEFSAGMDLRANLTEPVVLKPLERKLIPTGLFVEIPKGYEAQIRPRSGLALKKGITVLNTPGTIDADYRGEIGVILVNLSAENFTVENGERICQMVVAKHETVVWENTESLEETDRGAGGFGHTGKH
- a CDS encoding oligosaccharide flippase family protein — encoded protein: MGKLKQLAGQTAIYGLSSIVPRLLNYLLVPLYTTAYLPSEYGKVTELYAYLSFLSIILTYGMETGFFKFWQSEKGNPKVYTTTLISLFITSITFIFFSVIFAKPTAVGLGYEHNPEYVIWLSIIIGLEAITAIPFALLRQQNRPVRFAALKFINIAIQVILNLFFILLCPYLVKKGYLLPTWLFDPSIGIGYIFISNLIAIIFTLIMLVPTMYVKWVFDTKLWKRIMVYSLPLLVAGLAGMVNETFDRVMLKRLVADASTAMDQLGIYGANYKLAVLMTLFIQTFRFAAEPFFFNQSKEKDAKELYAEVMKYFIIFGLFIFLGVMLYIDIVKGFIGKNYHSGLVVVPILLLANLFLGIFFNLSIWYKLTGKTIWGVYLALFGATITIVLNFWLIPIIGYLGAAWATLACYFLIMVASYFIGNHFYKVNYPLVRIGIYFLFASVIFTISQIIKIDSRFISLSINTILLLLYVGFVYYMEPSLRQKFNKR